In Solanum stenotomum isolate F172 chromosome 6, ASM1918654v1, whole genome shotgun sequence, one DNA window encodes the following:
- the LOC125868729 gene encoding uncharacterized protein LOC125868729, which yields MVGKGKNFGSNAKRRSRSSKAGLQFPVARIARFLKVGKYAKRVGAGAPVFLAAVLEYLAVEVLELAGIAAMNDKKTRIIPRHIQLAIRFDKELNQFLRDVTIPNGGVIPRIHNIFLPNNKSNTSKAIADVAHEEED from the exons ATGGTCGGTAAAGGGAAAAATTTTGGTTCAAATGCTAAAAGAAGATCTCGTAGCAGCAAAGCTGGCCTCCAATTTCCAGTGGCTCGTATTGCCCGATTCCTCAAAGTCGGGAAGTATGCCAAACGTGTTGGTGCCGGAGCACCGGTATTCCTTGCTGCTGTTCTTGAGTACCTTGCAGTTGAG GTGCTTGAATTGGCTGGAATTGCAGCGATGAATGACAAAAAGACTCGGATCATTCCAAGGCACATTCAGCTAGCTATTAGGTTTGATAAAGAGTTGAATCAATTTCTTAGAGATGTGACCATTCCGAATGGTGGTGTTATTCCAAGAATTCACAACATTTTTCTGCCTAACAACAAGAGTAACACTTCAAAGGCCATTGCTGATGTTGCTCACGAGGAGGAGGATTAG
- the LOC125868728 gene encoding uncharacterized protein LOC125868728: protein MAYKFNPRDCLLIGWVITPVDQKAKLFFVVKKINGGKGENLGSNAKRRSRSNKADLQFPVARVARFLKVGKYAKRVGAGAPVFLAAVLEYLAVEVLKLAGIAVRNDKKTKIIPRHIQLAIRFDKELNQFLRDVTIPNGGVIPRIHNIFLPNKKSDTSKAIADAAHEEEA from the exons ATGGCGTACAAGTTCAATCCTCGTGATTGTCTTCTCATTGGCTGGGTTATAACTCCTGTGG ATCAAAAagcaaaacttttttttgtagtgaaaaAGATCAATGGCGGTAAAGGGGAAAATCTTGGTTCAAATGCTAAAAGAAGATCTCGTAGCAACAAAGCTGACCTCCAATTTCCAGTGGCTCGTGTTGCTCGATTCCTCAAAGTGGGAAAGTATGCCAAACGTGTTGGTGCCGGAGCACCGGTCTTCCTTGCTGCTGTGCTTGAGTATCTTGCAGTTGAG GTGCTTAAATTGGCTGGAATTGCAGTGAGGAATGACAAAAAGACTAAGATCATTCCAAGGCACATTCAGCTAGCTATTAGGTTTGATAAAGAGCTGAATCAATTTCTTAGAGATGTGACCATTCCGAATGGTGGTGTTATTCCAAGAATTCACAACATTTTTTTGCCTAACAAAAAGAGTGACACTTCAAAGGCCATTGCTGATGCAGCTCACGAGGAGGAGGCTTAG